One window from the genome of Ignavibacteria bacterium encodes:
- a CDS encoding adenylate/guanylate cyclase domain-containing protein, with amino-acid sequence MEKRIAYVAMLDIVGFSKLTNEFQVKKVYTLENIIRQTPTFQTTNQNSLCIKTTGDGAILCFFDDMEAPLKIAIEIQSALAKNNQKLTDEQKIDVRIGINIGQVSVRRDLAGNADIIGNAVNKAERLMSFGVTNHILASREVYDLVAVLNERYKQMFHFCGELPDKHGITHTIYNVYGDDVGNAVQPVSKTAQKEEKKAETVSPQSGATQTQKKSPYQTGGKITSLEGFVGRQEEIRQIFELIASKSTRSISVVGERRMGITSMIYYLTHQEVRQHYLRNPQEYIFTYVECPKTPNFTLEEFFLALYFSLDKTGKMTQGIAPTYDGFRKLLGYIDRMQKCVVLIIDEIDNLAKNDSFDMYFFDLLRFVDENYNIIEVVSSHLPLKAAIGHKEYPEKPFSEIFSTINLSHFSLVEAKELLLRSMKTGGPSFEPFIQLIIGLAGYHPYLLQVACSIVWDALISAPNAPLNIDAVKQKFIAEVRDVFQAYWDSFSMDERIIIADLVEGRRNARMNILIMKELARRGMIIDLEKSPKIFSEAFKDFVLKMSAQRFQSAITDFKVGFPPR; translated from the coding sequence CTAGATATAGTAGGTTTTTCAAAACTTACGAATGAGTTTCAAGTAAAAAAAGTATATACGTTGGAAAATATCATTCGACAAACTCCTACATTCCAGACAACAAATCAAAACTCGCTTTGTATAAAAACAACAGGCGATGGTGCAATTCTTTGTTTCTTCGACGATATGGAAGCACCGCTGAAAATTGCCATCGAAATTCAATCCGCTCTTGCAAAAAATAATCAGAAACTCACCGATGAACAAAAAATTGATGTACGCATCGGAATCAATATCGGACAAGTCTCTGTGCGCCGAGATTTAGCGGGGAATGCTGACATTATCGGAAACGCCGTCAACAAAGCAGAGCGACTAATGAGTTTTGGCGTTACGAATCATATACTTGCATCTCGCGAAGTGTATGATTTGGTTGCAGTTCTCAACGAACGCTACAAACAAATGTTTCATTTCTGCGGAGAACTTCCGGATAAACACGGCATCACACATACAATTTATAATGTTTATGGTGATGATGTTGGAAACGCAGTGCAACCTGTTTCAAAAACTGCTCAGAAGGAAGAAAAAAAAGCAGAAACAGTTTCTCCTCAATCAGGCGCAACGCAAACGCAAAAGAAAAGCCCGTATCAAACCGGCGGAAAAATTACATCCTTAGAAGGTTTTGTCGGACGCCAAGAGGAAATCCGCCAAATTTTCGAACTCATTGCTTCGAAGAGTACACGAAGTATTTCCGTTGTCGGCGAACGAAGAATGGGAATAACGTCAATGATTTATTATCTTACACATCAAGAAGTTCGTCAACACTACTTACGCAATCCACAGGAATATATTTTCACTTACGTTGAATGTCCGAAAACACCGAACTTTACGCTTGAAGAATTTTTCCTTGCATTGTACTTCAGTCTCGATAAAACCGGAAAGATGACACAAGGAATTGCGCCTACGTACGATGGCTTCCGAAAATTGTTGGGATATATTGACCGAATGCAAAAATGCGTTGTTCTTATCATTGATGAAATAGATAATCTCGCAAAGAACGATTCGTTTGATATGTACTTTTTTGATTTGCTTCGTTTCGTAGATGAGAATTACAATATCATCGAAGTCGTATCTTCACATCTTCCGCTGAAAGCCGCCATTGGACACAAAGAATATCCCGAAAAACCGTTCTCTGAAATTTTTTCGACGATAAATCTCAGCCACTTTAGTCTAGTCGAAGCAAAAGAACTTTTACTTCGTTCGATGAAAACCGGAGGACCATCGTTTGAACCGTTTATCCAACTCATTATCGGATTGGCGGGTTATCATCCGTATCTATTGCAAGTTGCATGCTCCATTGTGTGGGACGCATTAATATCAGCACCCAATGCACCGTTGAACATTGATGCAGTGAAACAAAAATTTATTGCAGAAGTGCGAGACGTTTTTCAGGCATATTGGGATAGTTTCTCGATGGACGAACGAATCATTATCGCCGATTTAGTAGAAGGACGAAGAAACGCGCGAATGAATATTCTAATAATGAAAGAACTTGCGAGGCGCGGAATGATTATTGATTTGGAAAAATCTCCAAAGATATTTTCCGAAGCATTTAAAGATTTTGTTCTCAAAATGTCCGCTCAACGTTTTCAATCAGCAATTACCGATTTCAAAGTTGGATTTCCACCGCGATAA